A stretch of Kazachstania africana CBS 2517 chromosome 7, complete genome DNA encodes these proteins:
- the KAFR0G01330 gene encoding uncharacterized protein has product MSEDDTFSYELSSDDGHSEHLLTDPRKIIEFAPSPLIYGKFRIICQKCKFFVTRKLKCKSIKNNLNKVLLVCIFFLVLFTHKNNIKSYYYTHTALKTVPNEKDLLKIDIANQLHIKDLSKSPIIPNIFQYNFTEVNVTGFVSNLQSKKKLENEAHSNGTAPEASYHKDHHSSVTCDDLQYNNIIEISTWNTLLPDDLVTIRRELTHGGTTLSKELQDHNEEKMTEVEIVSKNWFRFGGAAVWLEREQCFVVYSSIMYQPSGMKGIPKISVIGAQAFDKDWNELKGKRIPFHDISIPKDVTKELSHLEKKLSYSNCDNLKNSGINFYDDCIAQMTKEKLKLQQTYEELLSRYYMTYPSILNIPFDIGSGRGKGAEDPHVILKQNGKYEEPIVIFNMYNNTEGNRRVYAFHPHRRIDPIVKFFIEDIKLSAKEKNWTPFFPYRDESEISVFSRGFIYFIYAYAPLKIVKCSLNDGICEVVFEDLNKFEHAEMRGATQFVKLPTDIPQVEGKQMWIGFPKTHLSDCGCGVSYYRPMLSLLTETNGSYHLELMVPTMDFNRDVLSWDLKGTYCGGTNIMSPNSIAYWEVVDQDAANGKFEDYLGFTFSEADETTRVVVLRNILNYILDIYDEKKISNQFEIGKESDTIIGSALQCVKDTQWTNCAKYGKTHKKD; this is encoded by the coding sequence ATGTCCGAAGACGATACTTTTTCCTATGAGCTTTCTTCAGATGACGGGCATTCTGAACATTTGCTAACTGACCCTAGaaagattattgaatttgcaCCTTCACCACTTATATATGGAAAATTCAGAATTATCTGTCAAAAGTGTAAATTCTTCGTgacaagaaaattaaagtgtaaatcaattaaaaataatttaaacAAAGTATTGTTGGTTTGCATCTTCTTTTTAGTTCTTTTCACccataaaaataatattaaatctTATTATTATACACATACGGCACTGAAGACAGTACCCAATGAGAAAGACTTACtgaaaattgatattgcAAATCAGCTACATATTAAAGATCTGTCGAAATCTCCAATTATACccaatatttttcagtatAATTTTACAGAGGTTAATGTCACTGGTTTCGTTTCCAATTTGCAATCCAAGAAAAagttagaaaatgaagcaCATTCAAATGGTACTGCACCCGAAGCTTCATATCATAAAGACCACCATTCTTCAGTCACTTGTGATGACCttcaatataataatatcataGAAATATCTACATGGAATACTTTGTTACCAGATGATTTGGTCACAATAAGAAGAGAACTTACTCACGGTGGAACTACACTGAGCAAGGAACTTCAAGACcataatgaagaaaagatgacTGAAGTTGAAATTGTTAGCAAAAATTGGTTCCGCTTCGGAGGCGCTGCTGTATGGTTAGAAAGGGAACAATGTTTTGTCGTTTACAGTAGCATAATGTACCAACCAAGCGGTATGAAAGGAATACCCAAAATATCTGTAATCGGAGCACAAGCCTTTGATAAAGATTGGAATGAACTAAAAGGTAAACGCATACCATTCCATGATATATCAATTCCAAAGGATGTAACAAAGGAATTATCTCATTTAGAAAAGAAGCTAAGTTATTCAAATTgtgataatttgaaaaattctggTATAAACTTCTATGATGATTGTATTGCCCAAATGacaaaggaaaaattaaaattgcAGCAAACATATGAAGAACTACTGTCAAGATATTATATGACGTACCCGTCTATACTTAATATACCATTTGACATTGGTAGCGGACGTGGCAAAGGAGCCGAAGATCCTCACGTTATCTTGAAACAAAATGGCAAATATGAAGAACCCAtcgtcattttcaatatgtaCAACAATACAGAAGGTAATAGAAGAGTCTATGCATTCCATCCGCATAGAAGAATTGATCCAATAGTGaaattcttcattgaagatattaAATTAAGTgctaaagaaaaaaattggacaCCATTCTTCCCATACCGTGACGAAAGTGAGATTAGTGTTTTTTCTAGAGGTTTTATCTATTTTATCTATGCATATGCGCcattaaaaattgtaaaatgTTCATTAAATGACGGTATATGTGAAGTGGTATTTGAAGACTTAAATAAATTCGAGCATGCTGAGATGAGAGGTGCCACCCAGTTTGTTAAATTACCTACAGATATTCCTCAAGTGGAAGGTAAGCAAATGTGGATCGGCTTCCCTAAAACTCACTTATCTGACTGTGGTTGCGGAGTGTCTTATTATAGGCCAATGCTAAGTCTATTAACTGAGACTAACGGATCTTATCATCTAGAATTAATGGTCCCAACTATGGATTTTAATAGAGATGTTCTATCTTGGGATTTGAAAGGAACTTATTGCGGGGGCACCAATATAATGAGTCCAAATTCGATAGCTTATTGGGAAGTTGTTGATCAAGATGCAGcaaatggaaaatttgagGATTATTTAGGCTTTACTTTCAGTGAAGCTGATGAAACTACTAGAGTGGTTGTTTTGAGaaacattttgaattatattTTGGACATTTATGacgaaaagaaaataagtAATCAATTTGAGATTGGTAAAGAGTCTGATACTATTATTGGAAGCGCATTACAATGTGTAAAAGATACACAATGGACTAACTGTGCCAAATATGGTAAGACCCACAAAAAAGACTGA